One stretch of Cydia pomonella isolate Wapato2018A chromosome 24, ilCydPomo1, whole genome shotgun sequence DNA includes these proteins:
- the LOC133530897 gene encoding serologically defined colon cancer antigen 8 homolog isoform X8, protein MGSTSYLTKPKISGYRTKSGSSVGSDKEINGKLRRSKVRRPKMDYGLKRVPDYTELAYKEAVSKLRYFLSGNYAPSIRSYGGSASIKNLDESDGDLDKKYLLDKPRPRLTAKYASLYADSLNNYAPHTGKSIPIPPATAPADLTGGTNPDVVNFIQKQEEYIEQLERESQYCRDELNNLLGKVKEVISENEHLHEAQKNKLISRMFTTHGSETDDLDDVGDSTGLDSDHKATITKTRKPKTRTTRLEGPNIVFESRISELEAQLAQSKIDLKKVQDENNENKRKLASGLVDSTCLDGFKRQIDNLQRDKSSLESQISKLKTSLEQRDGDLDGRYKRNDVIEQQLRDERNSLENEVRRLKEDLASERAKIRELVGEGSRRAIQERSAAEQRYNAHCDSLQHELAAQYDSVAKLQLDLERQRREENELKRELSMKNSAIEELKMELKSKTASLQADLTQAHAEKASMEEELASARLAIERHQRQAKHEANRLNSEIQSLRQRLDRADADLVHSRRENLRLTEQISTLEKELNMKSLTPNSPEKNKKEKEMSSMLESIENKHAKTVAELESMIHSQNSLMEKLTGECRLLTDKLDDANRRHNTNPAPTLNRPKCTSRRRWRTRPSPS, encoded by the exons ATGGGTTCGACGAGTTACTTGACGAAGCCGAAGATAAGTGGGTACAGGACGAAGAGCGGGTCCAGTGTTGGATCCGATAAGGAGATCAACGGCAAATTGCGACGTTCCAAAGTCAG GAGGCCGAAGATGGACTATGGATTGAAGAGAGTGCCAGATTACACCGAGCTGGCCTATAAGGAGGCTGTGTCGAAGCTGAGATATTTCTTATCTGGAAACTATGCGCCTAGT ATCCGTAGCTATGGCGGTTCGGCCTCCATCAAGAACCTGGACGAGTCCGACGGCGACCTGGACAAGAAGTATCTCTTGGACAAACCTCGTCCGCGCCTGACCGCCAAATATGCGTCGCTGTATGCGGATAGTCTGAACAACTATGCACCGCACACAG GAAAATCAATTCCGATACCTCCAGCGACCGCTCCAGCGGATCTGACAGGCGGGACCAATCCGGACGTCGTCAACTTCATCCAGAAGCAAGAAGAGTACATCGAGCAGTTGGAGCGAGAGAGCCAGTACTGTAGG GACGAACTAAACAACCTCCTCGGCAAGGTGAAAGAAGTGATATCTGAAAACGAGCATCTCCACGAAGCTCAGAAGAACAAGCTGATTTCCCGCATGTTTACGACTCACGGGTCAGAGACCGACGATCTGGATGATGTTGGAGATAGCACTGGGCTGGATAGCGATCATAAG GCCACGATAACCAAGACACGCAAGCCCAAGACTCGAACCACGAGACTCGAAGGTCCGAATATAGTCTTCGAGTCACGCATCTCAGAATTGGAAGCGCAGTTAGCGCAGTCGAAAATCGACCTTAAGAAGGTTCAG GATGAAAATAACGAAAATAAGCGTAAGCTTGCCTCTGGACTCGTTGACTCAACTTGCCTTGACGGCTTTAAGCGGCAGATCGACAATTTGCAAAG AGACAAATCCTCCCTGGAGTCCCAGATCTCCAAACTGAAGACCAGCCTGGAACAGCGCGATGGCGACCTGGATGGGCGGTACAAGCGTAATGACGTCATCGAACAACAACTGCGGGACGAGAGGAATAGTTTGGAGAACGAAGTTCGCAGGTTGAAG GAGGATCTTGCATCAGAACGCGCCAAAATCCGAGAATTAGTCGGCGAAggatcccgccgcgccatacaAGAGCGTTCCGCCGCGGAACAGCGGTACAACGCACATTGCGACTCGCTTCAGCATGAGCTAGCTGCACAGTATGACAGTGTGGCGAAGTTACAG CTGGACCTGGAGCGTCAGCGTCGTGAAGAGAACGAGCTGAAGCGAGAACTGTCCATGAAGAACTCCGCCATCGAGGAGTTGAAGATGGAGCTGAAGAGCAAGACAG CTTCACTTCAAGCCGACTTAACTCAAGCTCACGCTGAGAAGGCCTCTATGGAAGAGGAACTGGCTTCAGCTCGCCTGGCTATCGAGCGTCACCAACGTCAGGCGAAGCACGAGGCTAATCGGCTCAACTCGGAG ATCCAGTCGCTTCGTCAGCGTCTAGACCGCGCTGATGCAGACCTGGTGCACTCACGACGAGAGAATCTTCGTCTCACCGAACAGATCTCCACTCTTGAGAAGGAG CTGAACATGAAGAGTTTAACTCCAAATTCTCCTGAGAAGAACAAGAAAGAAAAAGAGATGTCATCAATGTTGGAATCGATTGAGAATAAACACG CAAAAACGGTTGCCGAGTTGGAGTCCATGATACATTCACAAAACAGTCTGATGGAGAAACTCACCGGAGAATGTCGTTTGCTCACAGACAAGCTAGACGACGCAAACCGTAGGCACAA CACCAACCCCGCACCTACCCTCAACCGACCGAAATGCACCTCCCGCCGCCGGTGGCGGACCAGACCATCCCCGAGCTGA
- the LOC133530897 gene encoding serologically defined colon cancer antigen 8 homolog isoform X6, with translation MGSTSYLTKPKISGYRTKSGSSVGSDKEINGKLRRSKVRRPKMDYGLKRVPDYTELAYKEAVSKLRYFLSGNYAPSIRSYGGSASIKNLDESDGDLDKKYLLDKPRPRLTAKYASLYADSLNNYAPHTGKSIPIPPATAPADLTGGTNPDVVNFIQKQEEYIEQLERESQYCRDELNNLLGKVKEVISENEHLHEAQKNKLISRMFTTHGSETDDLDDVGDSTGLDSDHKATITKTRKPKTRTTRLEGPNIVFESRISELEAQLAQSKIDLKKVQDENNENKRKLASGLVDSTCLDGFKRQIDNLQRDKSSLESQISKLKTSLEQRDGDLDGRYKRNDVIEQQLRDERNSLENEVRRLKEDLASERAKIRELVGEGSRRAIQERSAAEQRYNAHCDSLQHELAAQYDSVAKLQLDLERQRREENELKRELSMKNSAIEELKMELKSKTASLQADLTQAHAEKASMEEELASARLAIERHQRQAKHEANRLNSEIQSLRQRLDRADADLVHSRRENLRLTEQISTLEKELNMKSLTPNSPEKNKKEKEMSSMLESIENKHAKTVAELESMIHSQNSLMEKLTGECRLLTDKLDDANRRHKTEKTQLLCRNAELMRKLRNLWSSHKKYCTTTIARSYTPLSGYPNSSFDLDRTYYTSTPYRNRFRRYDEGALTRQFSDLSIDRIDSDDDPVKGGTGNSAASSRQPGALHAVA, from the exons ATGGGTTCGACGAGTTACTTGACGAAGCCGAAGATAAGTGGGTACAGGACGAAGAGCGGGTCCAGTGTTGGATCCGATAAGGAGATCAACGGCAAATTGCGACGTTCCAAAGTCAG GAGGCCGAAGATGGACTATGGATTGAAGAGAGTGCCAGATTACACCGAGCTGGCCTATAAGGAGGCTGTGTCGAAGCTGAGATATTTCTTATCTGGAAACTATGCGCCTAGT ATCCGTAGCTATGGCGGTTCGGCCTCCATCAAGAACCTGGACGAGTCCGACGGCGACCTGGACAAGAAGTATCTCTTGGACAAACCTCGTCCGCGCCTGACCGCCAAATATGCGTCGCTGTATGCGGATAGTCTGAACAACTATGCACCGCACACAG GAAAATCAATTCCGATACCTCCAGCGACCGCTCCAGCGGATCTGACAGGCGGGACCAATCCGGACGTCGTCAACTTCATCCAGAAGCAAGAAGAGTACATCGAGCAGTTGGAGCGAGAGAGCCAGTACTGTAGG GACGAACTAAACAACCTCCTCGGCAAGGTGAAAGAAGTGATATCTGAAAACGAGCATCTCCACGAAGCTCAGAAGAACAAGCTGATTTCCCGCATGTTTACGACTCACGGGTCAGAGACCGACGATCTGGATGATGTTGGAGATAGCACTGGGCTGGATAGCGATCATAAG GCCACGATAACCAAGACACGCAAGCCCAAGACTCGAACCACGAGACTCGAAGGTCCGAATATAGTCTTCGAGTCACGCATCTCAGAATTGGAAGCGCAGTTAGCGCAGTCGAAAATCGACCTTAAGAAGGTTCAG GATGAAAATAACGAAAATAAGCGTAAGCTTGCCTCTGGACTCGTTGACTCAACTTGCCTTGACGGCTTTAAGCGGCAGATCGACAATTTGCAAAG AGACAAATCCTCCCTGGAGTCCCAGATCTCCAAACTGAAGACCAGCCTGGAACAGCGCGATGGCGACCTGGATGGGCGGTACAAGCGTAATGACGTCATCGAACAACAACTGCGGGACGAGAGGAATAGTTTGGAGAACGAAGTTCGCAGGTTGAAG GAGGATCTTGCATCAGAACGCGCCAAAATCCGAGAATTAGTCGGCGAAggatcccgccgcgccatacaAGAGCGTTCCGCCGCGGAACAGCGGTACAACGCACATTGCGACTCGCTTCAGCATGAGCTAGCTGCACAGTATGACAGTGTGGCGAAGTTACAG CTGGACCTGGAGCGTCAGCGTCGTGAAGAGAACGAGCTGAAGCGAGAACTGTCCATGAAGAACTCCGCCATCGAGGAGTTGAAGATGGAGCTGAAGAGCAAGACAG CTTCACTTCAAGCCGACTTAACTCAAGCTCACGCTGAGAAGGCCTCTATGGAAGAGGAACTGGCTTCAGCTCGCCTGGCTATCGAGCGTCACCAACGTCAGGCGAAGCACGAGGCTAATCGGCTCAACTCGGAG ATCCAGTCGCTTCGTCAGCGTCTAGACCGCGCTGATGCAGACCTGGTGCACTCACGACGAGAGAATCTTCGTCTCACCGAACAGATCTCCACTCTTGAGAAGGAG CTGAACATGAAGAGTTTAACTCCAAATTCTCCTGAGAAGAACAAGAAAGAAAAAGAGATGTCATCAATGTTGGAATCGATTGAGAATAAACACG CAAAAACGGTTGCCGAGTTGGAGTCCATGATACATTCACAAAACAGTCTGATGGAGAAACTCACCGGAGAATGTCGTTTGCTCACAGACAAGCTAGACGACGCAAACCGTAGGCACAA AACGGAAAAAACACAATTGCTTTGCAGGAACGCAGAGCTTATGAGAAAACTGCGTAACCTGTGGTCTTCCCATAAGAAGTACTGCACAACTACCATCGCACGAAGCTACACGCCTTTAAGCGGCTACCCCAATAGCTCATTTGACTTAGACCGCACTTATTACACTTCAACACCGTATAGGAATAGATTTAGAAGATATGACGAAGGAGCGCTAACTAGACAATTTAGCGATTTGTCTATTGATAGAATAGATTCTGATGATGATCCTGTTAAG GGCGGAACTGGCAACTCTGCAGCGTCAAGTAGACAGCCTGGGGCGCTCCATGCAGTCGCCTAG
- the LOC133530897 gene encoding serologically defined colon cancer antigen 8 homolog isoform X9 translates to MGSTSYLTKPKISGYRTKSGSSVGSDKEINGKLRRSKVRRPKMDYGLKRVPDYTELAYKEAVSKLRYFLSGNYAPSIRSYGGSASIKNLDESDGDLDKKYLLDKPRPRLTAKYASLYADSLNNYAPHTGKSIPIPPATAPADLTGGTNPDVVNFIQKQEEYIEQLERESQYCRDELNNLLGKVKEVISENEHLHEAQKNKLISRMFTTHGSETDDLDDVGDSTGLDSDHKATITKTRKPKTRTTRLEGPNIVFESRISELEAQLAQSKIDLKKVQDENNENKRKLASGLVDSTCLDGFKRQIDNLQRDKSSLESQISKLKTSLEQRDGDLDGRYKRNDVIEQQLRDERNSLENEVRRLKEDLASERAKIRELVGEGSRRAIQERSAAEQRYNAHCDSLQHELAAQYDSVAKLQLDLERQRREENELKRELSMKNSAIEELKMELKSKTASLQADLTQAHAEKASMEEELASARLAIERHQRQAKHEANRLNSEIQSLRQRLDRADADLVHSRRENLRLTEQISTLEKELNMKSLTPNSPEKNKKEKEMSSMLESIENKHGRNWQLCSVK, encoded by the exons ATGGGTTCGACGAGTTACTTGACGAAGCCGAAGATAAGTGGGTACAGGACGAAGAGCGGGTCCAGTGTTGGATCCGATAAGGAGATCAACGGCAAATTGCGACGTTCCAAAGTCAG GAGGCCGAAGATGGACTATGGATTGAAGAGAGTGCCAGATTACACCGAGCTGGCCTATAAGGAGGCTGTGTCGAAGCTGAGATATTTCTTATCTGGAAACTATGCGCCTAGT ATCCGTAGCTATGGCGGTTCGGCCTCCATCAAGAACCTGGACGAGTCCGACGGCGACCTGGACAAGAAGTATCTCTTGGACAAACCTCGTCCGCGCCTGACCGCCAAATATGCGTCGCTGTATGCGGATAGTCTGAACAACTATGCACCGCACACAG GAAAATCAATTCCGATACCTCCAGCGACCGCTCCAGCGGATCTGACAGGCGGGACCAATCCGGACGTCGTCAACTTCATCCAGAAGCAAGAAGAGTACATCGAGCAGTTGGAGCGAGAGAGCCAGTACTGTAGG GACGAACTAAACAACCTCCTCGGCAAGGTGAAAGAAGTGATATCTGAAAACGAGCATCTCCACGAAGCTCAGAAGAACAAGCTGATTTCCCGCATGTTTACGACTCACGGGTCAGAGACCGACGATCTGGATGATGTTGGAGATAGCACTGGGCTGGATAGCGATCATAAG GCCACGATAACCAAGACACGCAAGCCCAAGACTCGAACCACGAGACTCGAAGGTCCGAATATAGTCTTCGAGTCACGCATCTCAGAATTGGAAGCGCAGTTAGCGCAGTCGAAAATCGACCTTAAGAAGGTTCAG GATGAAAATAACGAAAATAAGCGTAAGCTTGCCTCTGGACTCGTTGACTCAACTTGCCTTGACGGCTTTAAGCGGCAGATCGACAATTTGCAAAG AGACAAATCCTCCCTGGAGTCCCAGATCTCCAAACTGAAGACCAGCCTGGAACAGCGCGATGGCGACCTGGATGGGCGGTACAAGCGTAATGACGTCATCGAACAACAACTGCGGGACGAGAGGAATAGTTTGGAGAACGAAGTTCGCAGGTTGAAG GAGGATCTTGCATCAGAACGCGCCAAAATCCGAGAATTAGTCGGCGAAggatcccgccgcgccatacaAGAGCGTTCCGCCGCGGAACAGCGGTACAACGCACATTGCGACTCGCTTCAGCATGAGCTAGCTGCACAGTATGACAGTGTGGCGAAGTTACAG CTGGACCTGGAGCGTCAGCGTCGTGAAGAGAACGAGCTGAAGCGAGAACTGTCCATGAAGAACTCCGCCATCGAGGAGTTGAAGATGGAGCTGAAGAGCAAGACAG CTTCACTTCAAGCCGACTTAACTCAAGCTCACGCTGAGAAGGCCTCTATGGAAGAGGAACTGGCTTCAGCTCGCCTGGCTATCGAGCGTCACCAACGTCAGGCGAAGCACGAGGCTAATCGGCTCAACTCGGAG ATCCAGTCGCTTCGTCAGCGTCTAGACCGCGCTGATGCAGACCTGGTGCACTCACGACGAGAGAATCTTCGTCTCACCGAACAGATCTCCACTCTTGAGAAGGAG CTGAACATGAAGAGTTTAACTCCAAATTCTCCTGAGAAGAACAAGAAAGAAAAAGAGATGTCATCAATGTTGGAATCGATTGAGAATAAACACG GGCGGAACTGGCAACTCTGCAGCGTCAAGTAG
- the LOC133530897 gene encoding serologically defined colon cancer antigen 8 homolog isoform X2 has protein sequence MGSTSYLTKPKISGYRTKSGSSVGSDKEINGKLRRSKVRRPKMDYGLKRVPDYTELAYKEAVSKLRYFLSGNYAPSIRSYGGSASIKNLDESDGDLDKKYLLDKPRPRLTAKYASLYADSLNNYAPHTGKSIPIPPATAPADLTGGTNPDVVNFIQKQEEYIEQLERESQYCRDELNNLLGKVKEVISENEHLHEAQKNKLISRMFTTHGSETDDLDDVGDSTGLDSDHKATITKTRKPKTRTTRLEGPNIVFESRISELEAQLAQSKIDLKKVQDENNENKRKLASGLVDSTCLDGFKRQIDNLQRDKSSLESQISKLKTSLEQRDGDLDGRYKRNDVIEQQLRDERNSLENEVRRLKEDLASERAKIRELVGEGSRRAIQERSAAEQRYNAHCDSLQHELAAQYDSVAKLQLDLERQRREENELKRELSMKNSAIEELKMELKSKTASLQADLTQAHAEKASMEEELASARLAIERHQRQAKHEANRLNSEIQSLRQRLDRADADLVHSRRENLRLTEQISTLEKELNMKSLTPNSPEKNKKEKEMSSMLESIENKHGTQCRSRTDEPIRTQRDRSRSRDPSTRRTRRRSAKESDSSNNYAPITIGPLTTNQDLEERGEKVYNLPLMIQQPFLREKKEPIKVDISVKLIPKPRKKDKKRREAVVEVKEEKGVLNTFSMEVTDSDVQVLKKTEQPIESKVESSDSEPMVVEKEDVPETIDGNNTVDVAPASPEPKKDLENQADDTVEKQGENTIVEKSEYTVTTNTVAEQDPETTTKVDEQIVEHLKDDENENDLPESQVEETKEPEISEAQENNEN, from the exons ATGGGTTCGACGAGTTACTTGACGAAGCCGAAGATAAGTGGGTACAGGACGAAGAGCGGGTCCAGTGTTGGATCCGATAAGGAGATCAACGGCAAATTGCGACGTTCCAAAGTCAG GAGGCCGAAGATGGACTATGGATTGAAGAGAGTGCCAGATTACACCGAGCTGGCCTATAAGGAGGCTGTGTCGAAGCTGAGATATTTCTTATCTGGAAACTATGCGCCTAGT ATCCGTAGCTATGGCGGTTCGGCCTCCATCAAGAACCTGGACGAGTCCGACGGCGACCTGGACAAGAAGTATCTCTTGGACAAACCTCGTCCGCGCCTGACCGCCAAATATGCGTCGCTGTATGCGGATAGTCTGAACAACTATGCACCGCACACAG GAAAATCAATTCCGATACCTCCAGCGACCGCTCCAGCGGATCTGACAGGCGGGACCAATCCGGACGTCGTCAACTTCATCCAGAAGCAAGAAGAGTACATCGAGCAGTTGGAGCGAGAGAGCCAGTACTGTAGG GACGAACTAAACAACCTCCTCGGCAAGGTGAAAGAAGTGATATCTGAAAACGAGCATCTCCACGAAGCTCAGAAGAACAAGCTGATTTCCCGCATGTTTACGACTCACGGGTCAGAGACCGACGATCTGGATGATGTTGGAGATAGCACTGGGCTGGATAGCGATCATAAG GCCACGATAACCAAGACACGCAAGCCCAAGACTCGAACCACGAGACTCGAAGGTCCGAATATAGTCTTCGAGTCACGCATCTCAGAATTGGAAGCGCAGTTAGCGCAGTCGAAAATCGACCTTAAGAAGGTTCAG GATGAAAATAACGAAAATAAGCGTAAGCTTGCCTCTGGACTCGTTGACTCAACTTGCCTTGACGGCTTTAAGCGGCAGATCGACAATTTGCAAAG AGACAAATCCTCCCTGGAGTCCCAGATCTCCAAACTGAAGACCAGCCTGGAACAGCGCGATGGCGACCTGGATGGGCGGTACAAGCGTAATGACGTCATCGAACAACAACTGCGGGACGAGAGGAATAGTTTGGAGAACGAAGTTCGCAGGTTGAAG GAGGATCTTGCATCAGAACGCGCCAAAATCCGAGAATTAGTCGGCGAAggatcccgccgcgccatacaAGAGCGTTCCGCCGCGGAACAGCGGTACAACGCACATTGCGACTCGCTTCAGCATGAGCTAGCTGCACAGTATGACAGTGTGGCGAAGTTACAG CTGGACCTGGAGCGTCAGCGTCGTGAAGAGAACGAGCTGAAGCGAGAACTGTCCATGAAGAACTCCGCCATCGAGGAGTTGAAGATGGAGCTGAAGAGCAAGACAG CTTCACTTCAAGCCGACTTAACTCAAGCTCACGCTGAGAAGGCCTCTATGGAAGAGGAACTGGCTTCAGCTCGCCTGGCTATCGAGCGTCACCAACGTCAGGCGAAGCACGAGGCTAATCGGCTCAACTCGGAG ATCCAGTCGCTTCGTCAGCGTCTAGACCGCGCTGATGCAGACCTGGTGCACTCACGACGAGAGAATCTTCGTCTCACCGAACAGATCTCCACTCTTGAGAAGGAG CTGAACATGAAGAGTTTAACTCCAAATTCTCCTGAGAAGAACAAGAAAGAAAAAGAGATGTCATCAATGTTGGAATCGATTGAGAATAAACACG GCACGCAGTGTCGCAGCCGTACAGACGAACCAATCAGAACACAGCGCGATCGCTCAAGATCCCGCGATCCCTCGACCCGCCGTACCCGGCGCCGCTCCGCAAAAGAGTCCGATTCGTCGAATAATTACGCGCCAATCACCATTGGCCCGCTGACGACCAATCAGGATCTCGAAGAGAGAGGAGAGAAGGTGTACAATCTGCCGCTTATGATTCAACAGCCCTTTTTACGGGAGAAAAAGGAGCCGATCAAAGTTGACATAAGCGTGAAACTAATACCGAAGCCGAGGAAGAAAGATAAGAAGAGACGTGAAGCGGTCGTTGAAGTGAAAGAGGAAAAAGGAGTTTTGAACACATTTAGCATGGAAGTCACTGATAGTGATGTTCAAGTTTTGAAGAAGACGGAACAACCAATAGAAAGCAAAGTAGAGAGTAGCGATAGTGAGCCTATGGTGGTTGAGAAAGAAGATGTTCCTGAAACCATAGATGGAAATAACACAGTTGATGTTGCACCCGCTTCCCCAGAACCTAAAAAAGATTTAGAAAATCAAGCAGACGATACAGTTGAAAAGCAAGGAGAAAACACAATCGTAGAGAAGTCAGAATATACCGTTACAACAAATACAGTCGCAGAACAAGATCCAGAAACAACTACTAAAGTAGACGAGCAAATCGTTGAACATCTAAAAgatgatgaaaatgaaaatgaccTACCGGAATCTCAGGTAGAAGAAACAAAAGAACCTGAAATATCAGAAGCTCAagaaaacaatgaaaattaa
- the LOC133530897 gene encoding serologically defined colon cancer antigen 8 homolog isoform X7, whose product MGSTSYLTKPKISGYRTKSGSSVGSDKEINGKLRRSKVRRPKMDYGLKRVPDYTELAYKEAVSKLRYFLSGNYAPSIRSYGGSASIKNLDESDGDLDKKYLLDKPRPRLTAKYASLYADSLNNYAPHTGKSIPIPPATAPADLTGGTNPDVVNFIQKQEEYIEQLERESQYCRDELNNLLGKVKEVISENEHLHEAQKNKLISRMFTTHGSETDDLDDVGDSTGLDSDHKATITKTRKPKTRTTRLEGPNIVFESRISELEAQLAQSKIDLKKVQDENNENKRKLASGLVDSTCLDGFKRQIDNLQRDKSSLESQISKLKTSLEQRDGDLDGRYKRNDVIEQQLRDERNSLENEVRRLKEDLASERAKIRELVGEGSRRAIQERSAAEQRYNAHCDSLQHELAAQYDSVAKLQLDLERQRREENELKRELSMKNSAIEELKMELKSKTASLQADLTQAHAEKASMEEELASARLAIERHQRQAKHEANRLNSEIQSLRQRLDRADADLVHSRRENLRLTEQISTLEKELNMKSLTPNSPEKNKKEKEMSSMLESIENKHAKTVAELESMIHSQNSLMEKLTGECRLLTDKLDDANRRHKHAVSQPYRRTNQNTARSLKIPRSLDPPYPAPLRKRVRFVE is encoded by the exons ATGGGTTCGACGAGTTACTTGACGAAGCCGAAGATAAGTGGGTACAGGACGAAGAGCGGGTCCAGTGTTGGATCCGATAAGGAGATCAACGGCAAATTGCGACGTTCCAAAGTCAG GAGGCCGAAGATGGACTATGGATTGAAGAGAGTGCCAGATTACACCGAGCTGGCCTATAAGGAGGCTGTGTCGAAGCTGAGATATTTCTTATCTGGAAACTATGCGCCTAGT ATCCGTAGCTATGGCGGTTCGGCCTCCATCAAGAACCTGGACGAGTCCGACGGCGACCTGGACAAGAAGTATCTCTTGGACAAACCTCGTCCGCGCCTGACCGCCAAATATGCGTCGCTGTATGCGGATAGTCTGAACAACTATGCACCGCACACAG GAAAATCAATTCCGATACCTCCAGCGACCGCTCCAGCGGATCTGACAGGCGGGACCAATCCGGACGTCGTCAACTTCATCCAGAAGCAAGAAGAGTACATCGAGCAGTTGGAGCGAGAGAGCCAGTACTGTAGG GACGAACTAAACAACCTCCTCGGCAAGGTGAAAGAAGTGATATCTGAAAACGAGCATCTCCACGAAGCTCAGAAGAACAAGCTGATTTCCCGCATGTTTACGACTCACGGGTCAGAGACCGACGATCTGGATGATGTTGGAGATAGCACTGGGCTGGATAGCGATCATAAG GCCACGATAACCAAGACACGCAAGCCCAAGACTCGAACCACGAGACTCGAAGGTCCGAATATAGTCTTCGAGTCACGCATCTCAGAATTGGAAGCGCAGTTAGCGCAGTCGAAAATCGACCTTAAGAAGGTTCAG GATGAAAATAACGAAAATAAGCGTAAGCTTGCCTCTGGACTCGTTGACTCAACTTGCCTTGACGGCTTTAAGCGGCAGATCGACAATTTGCAAAG AGACAAATCCTCCCTGGAGTCCCAGATCTCCAAACTGAAGACCAGCCTGGAACAGCGCGATGGCGACCTGGATGGGCGGTACAAGCGTAATGACGTCATCGAACAACAACTGCGGGACGAGAGGAATAGTTTGGAGAACGAAGTTCGCAGGTTGAAG GAGGATCTTGCATCAGAACGCGCCAAAATCCGAGAATTAGTCGGCGAAggatcccgccgcgccatacaAGAGCGTTCCGCCGCGGAACAGCGGTACAACGCACATTGCGACTCGCTTCAGCATGAGCTAGCTGCACAGTATGACAGTGTGGCGAAGTTACAG CTGGACCTGGAGCGTCAGCGTCGTGAAGAGAACGAGCTGAAGCGAGAACTGTCCATGAAGAACTCCGCCATCGAGGAGTTGAAGATGGAGCTGAAGAGCAAGACAG CTTCACTTCAAGCCGACTTAACTCAAGCTCACGCTGAGAAGGCCTCTATGGAAGAGGAACTGGCTTCAGCTCGCCTGGCTATCGAGCGTCACCAACGTCAGGCGAAGCACGAGGCTAATCGGCTCAACTCGGAG ATCCAGTCGCTTCGTCAGCGTCTAGACCGCGCTGATGCAGACCTGGTGCACTCACGACGAGAGAATCTTCGTCTCACCGAACAGATCTCCACTCTTGAGAAGGAG CTGAACATGAAGAGTTTAACTCCAAATTCTCCTGAGAAGAACAAGAAAGAAAAAGAGATGTCATCAATGTTGGAATCGATTGAGAATAAACACG CAAAAACGGTTGCCGAGTTGGAGTCCATGATACATTCACAAAACAGTCTGATGGAGAAACTCACCGGAGAATGTCGTTTGCTCACAGACAAGCTAGACGACGCAAACCGTAGGCACAA GCACGCAGTGTCGCAGCCGTACAGACGAACCAATCAGAACACAGCGCGATCGCTCAAGATCCCGCGATCCCTCGACCCGCCGTACCCGGCGCCGCTCCGCAAAAGAGTCCGATTCGTCGAATAA